A region from the Flavobacterium enshiense genome encodes:
- the rfbB gene encoding dTDP-glucose 4,6-dehydratase, translating to MKHILVTGGAGFIGANFVPHFIENNPEYHLVNLDLLTYAGDLANVKEVENHSRYTFVQGDICDRFFIEELFRNFDFKDVIHFAAESHVDNSISGPEAFIKTNVLGTFNLLDTARKHWMIGPNQYKPGYENCRFHHVSTDEVYGTLGETGLFEETTPYAPNSPYSASKAGSDMIVRSYFHTYGMNVVTTNCSNNYGPKQHNEKLIPTIIRKALTGENIPIYGDGKNVRDWLYVLDHCKGIELAFHNGKAGETYNIGGRNERNNLYIANTICELLNELKPKSEGKYQDQITFVKDRPGHDLRYAIDATKIETELGWKADENFETGIRKTIAWYLESLNVKV from the coding sequence ATGAAACATATTTTAGTAACGGGAGGCGCCGGATTTATAGGTGCTAATTTTGTCCCTCATTTTATAGAAAATAATCCGGAGTATCATTTGGTAAATCTGGATTTGTTAACATATGCCGGAGACCTGGCCAATGTGAAGGAGGTGGAAAACCATTCTCGCTACACCTTTGTTCAAGGAGACATCTGTGATCGTTTTTTTATTGAAGAATTGTTCCGCAATTTTGATTTTAAAGATGTCATCCATTTTGCTGCCGAAAGCCATGTGGACAACTCGATTTCCGGACCCGAAGCGTTTATCAAAACCAATGTATTGGGAACGTTTAACCTTTTGGATACTGCCAGAAAACACTGGATGATAGGACCAAACCAATACAAACCGGGTTACGAAAATTGCCGCTTTCACCATGTTTCCACCGATGAGGTTTACGGAACTTTAGGAGAAACAGGTTTATTCGAAGAGACTACACCTTATGCACCCAATAGTCCCTATTCTGCATCGAAAGCTGGCTCTGACATGATTGTGAGAAGCTATTTCCATACCTATGGAATGAATGTGGTAACTACGAACTGCTCTAACAATTATGGTCCGAAGCAGCACAATGAAAAACTGATTCCGACAATTATCCGTAAAGCGTTGACAGGAGAAAATATACCAATCTATGGAGACGGTAAAAATGTGCGCGACTGGCTGTATGTGCTGGATCACTGCAAAGGAATCGAATTGGCGTTTCACAACGGAAAAGCTGGTGAAACCTATAATATTGGCGGAAGAAACGAACGTAACAACCTGTATATTGCTAACACTATCTGTGAGTTGTTAAACGAGTTGAAACCAAAATCGGAAGGGAAATATCAGGATCAGATCACTTTCGTGAAAGATCGCCCAGGTCACGATCTGCGCTATGCTATTGATGCGACAAAAATCGAAACCGAATTGGGCTGGAAAGCCGACGAAAATTTTGAAACCGGAATCCGAAAAACAATTGCCTGGTACTTAGAAAGCTTAAATGTTAAAGTATAA